The Xenorhabdus poinarii G6 nucleotide sequence TATCCAGCCTGCTTGTACCCATTGGCGATACACCGCCCGATTCTTGTTAGCAGGGTTCTGCAATTGTGCTTCGGGCAGGTAATGACGGGTCAGTAATAACAGTTCGTTATCCACCGGGAAGGTGTAACAGATACTGGTGATATCGCCTGTTGAAGACAAATCCAGTCCGGCGTAGCACTCCAGTCCTTTGAGGTCATTTTCATCATAATCTTGCTGGCAGGCTTTCCATGCGCCTTCACCCATCCACGGCGTTTCGCCCTGGCACCAGATATTAAAGCGTTTGGTTAACATCTCTGTCCATTGTGAGGGAATGCCGCGGGCTTTCTGGATAGTGTCATGCAGGGCGGCACTGTCTACCGAGACATCCAGATTGGGATTGGCCTTGATCCAAAGTGCTTCATCATCAATCTCACTCTCATCGTCCAGTTCGTAAATCAGGGCGAACAGCGATTCGTTTTGTTCTTCGCCATCCAGTATCTGACAGCAATAATCATAGTGCTGTTTACAGGCCGATATCACGTTACTGCCTGCGGTGGTAATGGCGAACAGGAGTCCTTCGGGACGGGCACCCATCCCCAATTCAAGCGCAGAGTACACGGCGTTATCGGGGTGTAAATGGTACTCATCGACAATGGCCAGACTAGGATTTGTCCCCTCAATCGTGGCGGCTTTGGAAGCCAGTGGCTTTAACAGGCTGTTGCTCTTTGGGTAGGTAACTTTATGTTGCTGGATAGCGACCCGTTTTTTCAGGGGCTTGGATAACAGGCACATCTGGCGGGCATCATCAAAGACAATCCGCGCCTGATCCCGGCTCACGGCGGCGGTGTAGATATCCTGCTGGCCTTGCTCCATCACCAAAAACCAGTTAGCCAGTATGGCGGCCACTGTGGATTTGGCATTTTTGCGCGGCACCTGAATATACGCGCTGCGGTATTTTCGGCGTCCGGTCGCTTTGACTTTGAAGCCGAACAGGTTAGCAAAGGCAAACTGCTGCCACGGTTCAAGCATGATGGGTTGACCACGTAAGTGGCCTTTGACGTGCGGGCAGAGACGGGAAAAGCCGATAAAACGCTCGACGACTTCGCTATCGAACGTATAAAGCGGGTTATGCAGGTCGCTATAATAGCGTTTCACGGCCTGTTTTACCCGCTGACAGGCCGGAATGGTGCCGTTTTCGATAGCAAAAGCATACTGTTCCCATGCGTTCATCGTGGTATGACTCAGGCTATCAGTGCGTCTAAATCATCAGGTTCGTCACTTTCTATCGGATTCCGGCGCCGGGATACGGGATCAAAACCGAGCAACGACGACATTTTTATCATGATTTTTTCGGCATCCGCTTTCGCTTTCAGTGACGGATTGCTGGTCGCTGCGCCGCGTGAACCTTCCACCGCGAACCCGCGCACTTCAATGTCTTCAACGGCTTTACGGTAAATCGCATAGTTGACGCAATACAGTTCTAAGTTGTTCCAGTCCGCCGGACTGAGATCTTCCCGTTCATTGAGAATTTTGGCTTTTGATTTCCATTGCTCGGCGGCGATGTCGTTCAAATAAACCGGGGGTTTGGGTGCTCTTGCCATAATATTCTGATTCCTATGAAGTTACTGCTATTGAAAAAAGTGCCGTGCGTAAAAATTGGAGGGGGCGGCGGTGCCATGAGGCAGGGCATTTGTCATGTTTGACTCCCCTACCCCCTCTGTACGCTCTCCTAACGATCCCTGAAACATTCCATTAGCTCCCCTGTCACGTTGTGTCTTGCGCTTCGTTGTGAGCTTATCAGGCGCAATCTGTTTCGATTGTCGATAGCGTTCACAGTGCTTTAATAGCCTTTAACTCATTGATTTGTTTCTTGTTCGTTCATGATTGATACATCCAGTCATGACGCGGCACCGCGCTTTCTTCCTGTTCCCGATATTCACCGCGCTTGCGTTTCTGCTTGGTTATCGGGTCTTGGGTAAACGTCTTGGTGTTATGGCAGCGATGGCATACGGATTGATGATTGAAGTCAGGCCAGAACAACACATCACTGTCACCGTCTATCGGGATAATGTGATCAACAATGGTTGCCGGGGTGTAGGTATTGGCTTTCAGACACATCACACATAAAGGGTTCGCTTTAAGGTACATCAGCCGATACTTACCCCATTGATTGCTATAGCCGCGTTGGGTTCGGGGGCCTCGTTGCTTATCCTGCTGACGTCTGGTTTCCCGTTGGTGTTGTTCACATCGGCCTGATTTCACCCTCTCGCGGCAGTTCGGGTAGCTACAACGTTTTAAGGGTTGCCACGGCATCAGTAAACTCCCACATCACGATAGACAGACCACAGCGATTTAATGGTGAACGTGTCTTTTCGCTTAAACGGCCACATAGTTACACCTCGGACAGTTGCAGCCAGTAATGACGCAAATCGGCATCACGGGGTTTAGCGGCATTCAGTGAACGCCTGGCAATCTCGACCCCACTTTCAGGATAGGCGGGTAAGCTAGTGATGGTGATTTCCCGTAATTCGGCTTCTAAGACGGTTCTGACGTAAGGTTCCTGACCCACATCCCACTGATCCTTCAATGCCCTGAACCCGAAGGACATCCCGGAAATATCGCCACGTTCAACCAGCGTTAACACATCGCGCCCTAATTGCGTATCAGGCGGGGTTAACTCAAAGCGTAGTCCGGTGGCATCTTCACTCAACTGCAACGTACCGGAGGTGGTGCGGCCTAACAGGTTCATATGATCATGTTCATACAATGCCCGAACATCAGTCTTTGCCGTCAAGCTGGCACGAAAGGCATTCGGGGCGAATTGTTCAACAAATTCATCCCATAGGATTTGGGATCGGCTGTTCCACTTAATCACATAGCCGGTCAGTTTTTTATCACTGGCAGACAGTGAGGCAGTGCGGATTTCAAAATCGTTATTCATCTTATGGACTCCAAGACTGAAAAGGGGCTTTTCGCCCCTCTCGCTTATTTACTGGCTGCTTTCACTTCCAGCACCTTGATGGCGTTGGAGTCCACCAGACCGCCGCCCAGATATTTATCGGTATGTACCTTATAGAAGCCCGGTTCGGTAATATTGTCAGGGCGGGTACGGGTGCCTGTCTCATGGTCAACGATGAAATAGCCGCGCTTGAAGTCACCCAGACCAATCACGCCATCCGGCATAAATTCAAGGTAATGGACAGACAAGCCCAGCAGCAGATCCGGATCACCGGCCTGTAAACGCTCACGCCAGATATAATCGCCGTTGCCGTTTTTTAGCTTCTGCACCTGCGCGGCGGTCGTGGAGTTCATTACCCACACCGCATTTTTACGGTATTTATTTTTGAGTAAGAATTTCAGGTCAATCAGGCTATCGGCGGAAAGCGTGGCAGCGTCCAGCTTCTGTAACGTGCCAAATGCACGTACCTTATCGGCTTGAGTGTCACGGGGATAAGACAAGAAGCCTTTCGCTTTTTTGCTGCCGTCACCGCTCACAAGGTCAGTTTCTTCGGTATCAACGAAGGTGTCGGCAATTTCTGACGTCAGCCAGCCCAAGATATCCACATCGCTAAAATCGATAATCTCTTGGGTGGTTTTAGGATAGGCGTAAATCGGGAACAGCTTGATGCTGACTTCTTCCATCTTCGGCGTGCCCGTCTCACCGCGTGCCTTACCTTCTTCGCCGTGTGTCACGGCTGCCCCACCGACTGAAACCAACTGTTTATATTCGTTGCTGCGGGTGGTCTTAATGGTACAAATCCGGCGCATGACCGACTCATCAGCCAGTTGCTGCATGATTTGTTTATTCAGTTCCGGGATAACGGTATAGCCGCCCCCTGAGGGGACGCCTGTAGACAGGGTACGGGTTTCGCCGGTCAGAATATAGTGGCGCAGTTCGTCATTGCTGAGTGTTTCACTGGCAGGCTGATTCTTGACCTGACTGCGTTCTTCATCAGCAATTGACTCATAACGGGCGATTTCCGTATTCAGCGTGTCGGACTGGTTGCGCAGTTCGTCAAACTGCTTCGCTTCATCTTCGGTCAGGGAACGCTTTTCACCTTCGGCCTTGGTGAGCAGGGTGCGCATTTGTTCGGTAAGAGTGGCCTTTTGCTGGCGTAATTCGAGTAATTTTTTCATGGTGTTTTGTGGTTGGTTATTCTGCTTAAAACACTATTTAACATCATGAAAAATGATAAAAAAGCCCCTGACATTCAGAGGCTAAACTTGCGAAAACATGAGGACGGAATATTTACAAAATTTTTCAATTACATAACTTAATATCTTTAACATAAGTAGTAGGTGACATCCATGAAATTTTATCGCATGTCAGATAACCATCACGTTTTAACTTATAGCTAACATAAAAAGAGACAGGTAAGCTGATGATAAATGATAAAATTGCTAATCTAACCAGATAGTTAACAATTATCTTGTTAAATTTTGGTAACCTATCAAAGATAAAGAAAAAAACAAAGCCTGAAAACGCGTAAAATAATAGAGGTGAAGACATAACAACCATGACAACAGTGGCAGAAAATGTTATTTCATCTTTCATTAATATTAATGAAACAGCATCATCAATGATGACACCAATCATAAATGTTACTAACAATAATAATATTATCGCACCTAATACTTTAAAGTATTTACTATTCACCTAAACCTTCCTAATCCATTAAAAAAATATTGTAAGTCTGCTTCCGGTGTTCTTGGTTTTCTTTTCATTTCTTCTTTCAAAAGTGCTATTAATTTTTCACTTAGCCCATATTTCTTATCAAGAAAATCTAAAATATAAGCTACTGAAAAACCAGCAAGTAGAACTATTACCGCAGCAGCAATAATACTTCCACCTACCAAAGCAGTGGCAGTTACAAGTGAACCGACAGCCCAAGAGGAAACAGCAACAATAGCTGTTTTAGCCATATCCATTGTTATGTTTCCGATAAAATCAGCTAGCGTATATTCATCCTTAAAAATACTTTCTATCAATCTATAGGCAATCGAAAATACAATACAGAATCTAACACCTTTAACAACGCTTGCATTAAGCCCCTGCTGCCCTATTCCCATTCCAAGCATTTTGGGGTTTTTGGCACGATAGCGTGTCCCCATAATACGACTCCTAAGACCTGCATGCCCCGACAGGTGAATATACTTTTCCCCATTTTTTCCTACATGTTCTGTAGCTTTAATGCCCAAGCTCTTAAACTCTCTGCAAACTTCAGAAAACCCATGCGCATCATAGATATTTCCCGCATAAGTGGAAATAGGATCAGTGACGGAAAATACAGGTGCCATCGGATTTTTTATCTTGTTGCCTGCGTCCGTACCTCTTGCAAATGCTTCTTCATAACTTAGATGTTTTTCGTCCATACCTCTTGCAAATGCATATCCATAACTTGGACTTTGTGGACGGCGGTGGCTGATATCCTCAATAATACTTTTGGCTTCCGCTAATGTGAGGACAAAGTGATATTGGGTATTATCCCTCAATACTTTTTCTAGCCCAATAGCATCAAAAAATTCATGTTGAGGCGTTAACTGGTTAATGCCCACTTTCCCATTTAAGTAATCGCCAAGATATCCATCCCAAGTAGGATTATATTTCTTATGTGTCATTCCTCAATTCTCCGTAACATCCCCTATCAATCAGGCAGAATATAACAATAATACTTATCAATTCCAGTGTATATAAAAGTACACCAGTAAATTTGTGATGAACTTCCATTCTTAAATGAAATCAGATAATTACCCAATCTAAATTTCAGGTAATGCCACAATAAAAAACGCATTGATGTACTCAATTTATCTTTCCAGATTCACCCGCCTTTTATTTACCTGCCAGAGGAAACCCCCTGAAAATCTTTTTGAACCTCTCAACTATGCACCCTGTGCACTTTCCATATAATACATTGATAATATGTAATTTTTAATGGTGAATACGGTGTGCACCAACTGTTCACACTGTGCCCCCCTAAATTATTCAGGAAAAGGTGAACAGGGTGCATAGTTGGTGCATAGTTAAATAACAACTGTACACCTTACTTTTTCATTGTAATTCAATATATTATATTAATTAGTGCATAGGGTGCACAGTTAACATCAAAACTTTATATAAGGGGGGTTACTTGTTCAAGTGTTCAGGAACAGCCGGAAGCCATTCGTTAGCATCATCCGTTAAATTCACATTGTAGTAATAACCCTTTTTAGTTTTAAATTTGCGATAGTCCTTTTTATATTCCTGCATCACTTTAGGCAAGGAATCCCCGAATTTAGTCAATGTCAGCGGTCTTTCAAACCCATACGCTTCCATAAAGGACAAATAGGCGTGATACAAATAGATTCTCGGTGCCCTGGGGTAAATATTCTTGGTTCCCATTTTCATTCCTAATTCTTCCCCCAGCGAGACTAAGTAAGCACAGAAATTATACAGGGGATCGGAATGGCATTTTACCGATAATGCTTCGTTAGAGTCGCGTTGCGCCTGTAGCAGCTTCTTAGCCTTGTTCTGGTCGGCAAATTCGTTTAATAAATGACGGATAATCACCGGTAATTCCCGACTGATTATTTGGGACAGTACATACTGCTCAAACCCAATACACCACAGGTCAATGACGAAATGGTGGAGGCGGTAGGACAATATGTCGAGACGGTTTGGGGGCTGGCTCAGGGTAACGAGTTATTGATCGAACAGCGCGTTGATTTTTCCGAGGTGATTGGCGTCGAAAACTCGTTTGGCACTGCCGATGCCATCATCATTAACGGCGGTGAACTGCAAATTCATGACCTGAAATACGGTCGCGGCGTGCGGGTCGATGCCGAGAAAAACGAGCAACTGATGTTGTACGCGCTAGGCGCTCTCGACCAGTTTGATATGTTGTACGAGTTTGAAACGGTACGGCTGTTCATTCACCAGCCCCGATTAAATCACGTATCAGAATGGGTGCTGGGTGTAGATGAATTGCGCCAGTTCGGGGAACGAGCCAAAGACGCGGCGGCATCGGTCATTACGATATTTGGGATTGCACGGTGTGAAGGGGTGGACACATTACCACAAGACACGTTCACACCGGGCGAAAAACAGTGCCGGTTTTGTAAAGCCAAGGCGGATTGCCCCGCACTGGCCGCTCACATCTGGAGCACTATTGTGGAGGATTTTGACGACCTGACACAACCGTTAGAGCCTCAGATAGCGAAGGAACAAATCCCTAAATATGACAACCAAACCCTCGCAGCCAAATACGAGCAAGTTGATTTTATCGAAAGCTGGTGCAAGGCGGTGCGGGGCCGTGTCAGTGATGAACTCAATGCCGGGCACCCTATCCCCGGATTTAAATTAGTCGAGGGTAAACAGGGTAACCGATCATGGAGTGTTGAGACAGACGCCGAAGTGATGTTGAAAACGCTCAAGCTCAGGCAAGATCAAATCTACACCAAGAAGATTATCAGCCCTACCCAAGCGGAAAAAGTGCTCAAAAAAGAGTACCCGAAAAAATGGGCTAAGTTAGAGTCCCTGATTACCCGGCCTGACGGTAAACCTACCGTTGTCCCGGAATCCGATCCGCGTCCAGCACTGGACATTAATCCTATCAACGATTTTGACGACATATCTGACGATATGTTCTCGTAATAACCTCTAAAGAGATAACAAAATGAAAATTAGTTTAAAACAAGTGCGTCTGGCATTCCCTGATTTATTTGAAGCAACTCAGGTTAATGGGCAAGGCGATTTTAAATTCCGTTCCACGTTCCTAATTCCAAAAGAGCGCAAAGATTTAATTGCCGAAATTGAGGTTGCAATTAAGAAAGTGGCTACCGAAAAATGGGGAGCTAGAGCTGAGGGTATTATTAAAAGCATTCGCGGAAACAACATGCGATTTAATTTCCGTGATGGCGATGATAAACCGGATTACGACGGTTACGCGGGTAATATGTATATTTCCGCCAGTAACAAATCGCGGCCACTGGTTATTGATCGCGACCGTTCGCCACTCACGGCACAGGATGGTAAACCGTATTCCGGCTGCTATGTTAACGCCACTATCAGTATTTTTGCGTATGAAAATAACGGCAAAGGCATTTCGGCATCGCTCTCAGGGGTTCAGTTCTTCCGAGATGGTGACGCATTCGCAGGTGGCGGCGTCGCCTCAGTAGACGATTTTGACGATATCAGCGAAGGGGCTGACGCCGAAGCCGACGTTTTTAATTGAATATATTTTACGCCCCGCTTCATGCGGGGTACTTATTAGGATAAAAACCATGACACAAAAAGTATTAACCAAAGATATAAAAAGCGAAATTGTTAAAAACGCACTGATTAAAGCGGGTATTTTCGAGAAAGACGAACAATTATATAAAGACCGCGCGAATTGGGCTGAGAAAATACGAATTGAAGCCATCGGTGGCGAAAACATGGAACAGGACATCCAAAATGTTTTATCCGAAATAAAAACGTTGGCGGCTAAAATTCCCGAAGCAGTGCGTGAAAATGATATGCCTGTTCGTGACACATATTATATAGCAATTAACTTGGCGGGCAGTCGTGTTGTTGCCTATTTTAACGGCGCACGTGCACGTTTCGATAATCGGGATTGCATATTCAAAATAACACCAAAGGGAACCACATTATTAGCCGATAATCCGCTGGTGAATGAATTCTATGCCCTCGAAAAACGGTACAAAGAATTAGAAATTCAACGCGAAACTATTACACATAATGTCGAAGCCGCGTTATTAAAAGTTCGCTCCGTAAAACGGTTATTGGAAGAATGGCCGGAGGCTGCCGAATTATTGCCTAAAAGCGCGGCGAAAGCCGCACCAGTTCCCGCCGTTCGCCGTGAAGCACTTAATACATTAATTGGATTACCGACCGAAGTAGTTAGTTGATTATAAAAAAAATGCCCCTTACCTTTAAGGGGCAAGAGCACGTTTATTTATGTTCAGTTAAGTATCGCGTAACTTCGGCAGAAGTATGAGGGTCTAAGGCTGAAATTAATACATATAAATCACGCTCAAATTCGCATGCTAATTTAGGATGTTTAGCCAATTCATTTATATCTTCGACATCAACCGAATTCAAAAGATCTTCATGCCTTTCTACCAATTTAACGAGGGTATTAGTCAGTGCTTCTTTCACTTTTTCAACCGGCAATCTATTCACCTCAACATGCTGTTGTATCGAATGAGTAATAGCCTCCATATATTTTCTCTGACCTGCACTATTTTCCCCCAGCTGCTTGCCAATCCTGTCTAAATCTGGATTCCCAAGTACACCAGGATGTATGGAATTGAAACATTCAATACCAGAGGGGTCCATAGCTAAAATGTCATTAAAAAATTTGGCGCGATACCTGGTATAGCCGTTAACAGCATCATCTGAAGCGGAATTCAACATTTTTGATAAGTTATTAGCAGACCATTCCCGCAGTGATAACACGTTTTTCACAATGAAATCATTCTGAGATGATTTATCCTTAATAAGATAGGAATCTCTAACTAACGAGTAGAATTCATCAAACCGCTCAGGTTCAACAATACGTATAACATCCAAAATGGGCCATGTTTTTAATATTTCGTCCTGTGGAGGGCCATTAAATTCTTTTGCTTTATCATTTACAAGACCATATCCCGCAGCAAAAAAATTGCCATAACACTAATGGCGATAACTAAATTCTTAATACTAATTTTAGAACTTCCCATGTATCCCTCACCAATTTAAAACAAATTATTATGAATAATACAACACTCTGGCTCGACCTCGAAACCTATAGTGAGATCCCGATTAGAAACGGTACTCACGCCTACGCCGAACATGCCGAAATTATGTTGTTTGCCTGGGCGGTTAACAATAACCCGGTTCAGGTATGGGATATTACCAGCAATATTCCCATACCAACCGAATTACGTAACCGTTTATTTGACCCGAACGTTATTTTGTTCGCCCATAACAGCCACTTCGACCGAACGGTACTGAACCACACGGGGTATAAAACGGATATTTCCCGCTGACGCGACACGATGGTGCAAGCGCTGGCTCACGGTTTACCGGGGGCGTTAGGTGCGTTATGTGACGTTTTAGGCATTCCCGCGGACAAAGCGAAAGATAAAGACGGTAAGTCGCTCATTCAACTCTTCTGTAAACCCCGCCCGAAAACCAGCAAAATAAGACGAGCCACCCGCCAAACACACCCTGACGAATGGGCGCGTTTTGTTGCGTATGCCGGGTTGGATATTGAGGCCATGCGCGCGGTGCATACGCGCCTGCCCAAATGGAACTATCAGGGGGCTGAACTGGCGCTCTGGCACCGTGACCAACAAATTAATGATCGTGGTGTGTGCATGGATATTGAGCTGGCGAAATCCGCGATTGATGCGGTAGAGCAAGAACAGCAGCGATTGGCAACGCGTACGCAGGAAATGACCGAGGGTGAGGTTCAGGCCGCCACGCAACGCGATGCGATGCGATGCTGCGACATATCGCCTCCGCGTTCGATGTCACCCTGCCCGATTTGCAAAAAAGCACACTGGAGCGCCGAATAGCGGACCCGGGTATCCCATCGGCGTTGCGTGAACTGTTAGCTATCCGGTTACAATCCAGTACCACCAGCACCAGTAAGTACAAGGCGCTGATGAATGGCGTTAACGCGGACGGGCGTTTACGGGGAACCCTGCAATTTTGTGGCGCATCCCGTACCGGACGGTGGGCGGGCCGCCTGTTTCAGCCGCAAAACCTACCCCGCCCCACACTACCCCAAGATGTGATCGACACCGGTATCGAGGCATTGAAAGCGGGCTGTGCCGACCTGCTCTATGACGACATCATGCAGTTAACCAGCTCGGCAGTCCGTGGCGTTATCATCGCGCCGGCGGGTAAAAAATTGGTGGTGTCTGACCTGTCCAACATCGAAGGGCGCATGCTGGCATGGCTGGCAGGGGAACACTGGAAAATCACCGCATTCAGTGAATTCGATAAGGGTATCGGTGCAGACCTCTACAAACTGGCCTATGCCCGTGCATTCAACATCCAGCCTGACGAGGTGACAAAAGATCAGCGTCAGATCGGTAAGGTCATGGAACTCGGATTGGGTTATGGCGGCGGTGTTTCTGCTTTTTTGACGTTCGCGTTGACCTACAATATGGATCTGGACGCACTCGCCGCAGCGGCGTTACCCAACATACCCGCCTCCGTCCAGCGGGACGCCATGAGCTGGTACAAAAAATCAGTTGAACAGAAACAAACCCACGGACTGAGCGAACGGGTTTTTATCACCTGTGATTCACTCAAACGCATGTGGCGCAACGCCCACCCTAAGACCGTGTCATTCTGGTATGAACTGGAAGAGGCAGTAAAGCGGGCCATCAGCTCATCCAATGTTACTATCACCTGCCGGAAACTCAGAATACGCCGCGACGGTGCTTGGCTCCGAGTGGTTTTACCGTCCGGGCGTGCAGTCTGCTACCCCGCCCCGCGTGTCGATGACGGGCAGATCAGTTATATGGGGACCAACCCCTACAGCCGTAAATGGCAACGGCTCAAAACCTACGGCGGAAAACTGGTCGAAAACGTCACCCAAGCCGCCGCCCGCGATGTGCTGGCGGGGAACATGCCACGTATAGAAGAAGCGGGGTATGACATTGTGTTAACGGTGCATGATGAGGTTTTGACTGAGGCACCGGACACACTCAATTACTCCCATGAACATCTCAGCACACTACTCGCCACTAATCCCGACTGGGCACCGGATTTACCTCTGAGTGCCGGCGGGTTTGAGGCGTACCGATATAAGAAGGATTAATAATTATGGAACGTTGTAAAACATGCCTCGGCTATTACGGTGAACCTAAACCTGTCGCTGTTGGCGAAAAATGCTGTTTTACCCTAACCACTACACGCAATGGATTCTCGTTTAATTCCCGCTCAGTAACAGGAAAATTAATACAGGTTAATGACGATGGTGGTTACTCAATCGCCTACCGGAAGAAAATATATCACGCTCTCAATATTGCCCACCCTGATGACCCGTCGCCGCTCACGCTGGCGTTTTGTGGAAGTTGCAATTGCTCTCTTAAGTAAGGCTCGCTCTATGTCATTTAAATACCGAGACAGCCCGTTATATTTTCGCACTGCGCGCGAAGCTGCGCAAATTGAACGCAAGGGCGATTATTTACGGGCATCGAAAGTTTGGAATAAAGCCGCCCGACATTCACGTAATACCGTAAATATTGAATGGGCGGAAATACGTTCTGATTTTTGTTTAAAACAAATTGAACGGGATAAATATATCAATGAACATTCGAGAAAGTGTAATCGAAAATCACTTAGTCAAAGAAATTAAAAAAGCTGGGGGAATTGCCTACAAATTTGTTTCCCCCGGTCGCCGTTCTGTCCCTGACCGAATTTGTGTATTACCCGGTGGGCGCGTGGTTTTTGTTGAATGCAAAGCACCCGGTGAAAAACCCCGACCCGACCAAATACGCGAACATGAAAGGTTACGTGCATTAGGTTGCGAAGTCGTGGTTTTGGATAATAAGAATGTGGAAGAAATATTATGACGCAAGAATTTAGTACATTAATGAAAAAAGCCTCTGAGCTAGAAAAAAAAGGCCTCCCACGTCGGGCAGCGGAAATATACAACAAAGCATTTTTAGCCGCGAAATCTAATAAAGATGAAAAAGAAGCGCTATTAGGTAATAAACGCTGCATTCGAATTTCTGCAATTAAAATACCCGAAAATATGTTGTGAGAAAAACAATGGATAAACCCATATTAAGTATGATGCGTTTCGGTTCGGTTTGTTCCGGCATTGACGCGGCCAGTGTGGCATGGGAACCACTGGGACTGTCGCCAGCATGGTTCAGTGAAATCGAAAAATTTCCCAGTGAGGTACTGCGCCATCACTGGCCGTCTGTCCGCAATCTGGGGGATATGACCCAAATCCCCACCCTGATTGCCGAAAATCAGGTTGAGGCACCGGATATTTTGGTCGGCGGCACACCCTGTCAGGCGTTCAGCATTGCAGGTTTACGCAATGGGCTGGGCGATGAAAGGGGGAAATTAACACTATCATTCGTGGAGTTGGCCAATGTCATTGATTCAGTCAGAGCAGCAAATGGAAAACCGCCCGCCATTATCGTCTGGGAAAATGTCCCCGGCACCCTGTCCAGCAGAGACAACGCATTTGGCCACCTGCTGGCAGGGCTGGCCGGTGAAAACGAACCGTTGCAGCCGTCAGGGAAACGGTGGACGAACGCGGGTTATGTGTCTGGCCCCCAAAGAGCCATCGCCTGGCGAATTCTCGACGCTCAATATTTCGGAGTGGCCCAACGACGCCGCCGTGTGTTTGTTGTCGCAAGTGCTCGAACAGACTTCTGTCCCGCCACGGTACTTTTTGAGCCAGACAGCCTGTGCAGGAATACTCCGCCGGGCAGAACGGCGGGGGAAACAATTACCATCCATGCTGGAGTCCGCGCTGTTATCGGTAGTCACGGGGAGTTAAACATTTACCG carries:
- a CDS encoding PerC family transcriptional regulator gives rise to the protein MTQEFSTLMKKASELEKKGLPRRAAEIYNKAFLAAKSNKDEKEALLGNKRCIRISAIKIPENML
- a CDS encoding VRR-NUC domain-containing protein, which translates into the protein MNIRESVIENHLVKEIKKAGGIAYKFVSPGRRSVPDRICVLPGGRVVFVECKAPGEKPRPDQIREHERLRALGCEVVVLDNKNVEEIL